In the Haloplasma contractile SSD-17B genome, one interval contains:
- a CDS encoding mannitol-1-phosphate 5-dehydrogenase, translating into MNLKSVHFGAGNIGRGFIGLVLNRSGYHVTFVDINDEVISALKKQHAYQVEVIGEEKEVLSVDEVDGYNSINEAQKVNALISEADLITTAVGTSILPVIATSIVSGIKKRIEANNTDYLNIIACENAIGGTDILKEAIYKGLTKDEQSFCDEYIGFPNSAVDRIVPNQSHEDPLYVMVEPFFEWVIERKAVKGELNDLQGVKLADDLTPYIERKLFTVNTGHATCAYVAYHKGYDFIPMAMKDEVIKTFVLGVLDETGAMLCKKYGFDSESHKEYIQKTMKRFANPEIKDEITRVARAPKRKVGPNDRFVKPLNEALTLNLRVDYLTTMIGFALAYDHNEDEEAQEIQKYINEQGIQRAITNFTGIKENNPAFNKIKTAYININSDK; encoded by the coding sequence ATGAATTTAAAAAGTGTGCATTTCGGTGCAGGAAATATAGGCCGAGGTTTTATAGGACTTGTTTTAAACAGGTCTGGTTATCACGTTACATTTGTAGATATCAATGATGAAGTTATTTCAGCATTAAAAAAGCAGCATGCGTATCAAGTAGAAGTAATCGGTGAAGAAAAAGAAGTGTTGTCAGTTGATGAGGTTGATGGATATAATAGTATAAATGAAGCGCAAAAAGTTAATGCTTTAATTAGTGAAGCTGATCTAATAACGACCGCTGTTGGAACTAGTATACTTCCAGTTATAGCAACATCAATAGTATCGGGAATTAAAAAGCGTATTGAGGCAAATAATACTGATTATTTAAATATAATCGCATGCGAAAATGCCATTGGTGGAACTGACATATTGAAAGAGGCGATATATAAAGGATTGACAAAGGATGAACAATCATTCTGTGATGAATATATTGGATTTCCTAACTCTGCAGTTGATCGTATCGTTCCCAATCAATCACATGAAGATCCGCTCTATGTCATGGTAGAACCTTTCTTTGAGTGGGTAATTGAACGAAAAGCAGTTAAAGGTGAACTTAACGATTTACAAGGCGTTAAACTAGCAGATGACCTCACGCCATATATAGAGCGCAAACTATTTACAGTCAATACAGGACATGCGACTTGTGCCTATGTTGCTTATCATAAGGGATATGACTTTATTCCCATGGCAATGAAGGATGAAGTAATTAAAACATTCGTATTAGGTGTTTTAGATGAAACAGGCGCTATGTTATGTAAAAAATATGGATTTGATTCAGAATCGCATAAGGAGTATATTCAAAAAACAATGAAGCGGTTTGCAAATCCTGAAATTAAAGATGAAATAACACGTGTTGCACGTGCCCCAAAACGAAAAGTGGGACCAAATGATCGGTTTGTAAAGCCATTAAATGAGGCATTAACCCTAAATCTTAGGGTTGATTATTTAACTACTATGATTGGCTTTGCATTGGCCTATGATCATAATGAAGACGAAGAAGCACAAGAAATACAAAAGTATATAAATGAACAGGGAATTCAAAGAGCTATTACAAATTTTACAGGAATTAAAGAAAATAATCCTGCATTTAA
- a CDS encoding PTS sugar transporter subunit IIA, with protein MELNEITIKKVTQEGDSKKEAIDLAGHMLVESGCVKEAYISKMHEREEVVTTYIGNHVAIPHGTDDAKKEIIKSGISVIQYPNGVDFGNGNTAHIVIGIAGKDNDHLDILSKIAISCQDEALVKEMSQIEDKQSLINKLIGD; from the coding sequence ATGGAATTAAATGAAATTACGATTAAAAAGGTGACACAAGAAGGTGATAGTAAAAAAGAAGCAATTGATTTAGCTGGTCACATGCTTGTTGAAAGCGGATGTGTAAAAGAGGCGTATATTAGTAAAATGCATGAGCGTGAAGAAGTAGTAACCACATATATTGGGAATCACGTTGCTATCCCTCATGGAACTGACGATGCTAAAAAAGAGATTATTAAGTCTGGGATTAGTGTAATACAATACCCTAATGGTGTAGACTTTGGAAATGGGAATACTGCTCATATAGTTATAGGAATTGCAGGTAAAGATAATGACCATTTAGACATTTTGTCTAAGATTGCAATCAGTTGCCAAGATGAAGCGTTAGTAAAGGAAATGTCTCAGATTGAAGATAAACAATCATTAATAAATAAACTAATAGGTGATTAA
- a CDS encoding BglG family transcription antiterminator translates to MYITARERRILNSILSPYKEVTIKSLANELNVSARTIRRDLIKIKDTIRQFDLQLNVEDNIIRLMGSDKQKDEMLSVMDLTEYTKYERLLIILSLLFKEKDYIKLYALASETNTNTHICSKDLEELESYMLNTKSIINRKRGLGVIFESNEQDKRTIIFQVLKDYLRDFYLIPLIEGKPLYSIIPSHMYDYMDEFINPESLSDYIEEIEIIFGEAGQYISDENIIELAFMIAIIMKRLDHDYYIKDTEDEFDVTNPLIIKFSRQLKLSGLEVNYLANILSKYIQFDLFIDYDFDLRASVSDMISEVSEKVGYNFSNDYKLYSDLINHIDRQLKKINQYKSDDQRLIKDLMNEYLELFNILKTAVKNNFYHSFNEYDIGYIMLYFISKIEETQSMFKLKVLVVCAGGMGTSKMLVSRLKSQFINVVPINTSVSRLKDYDMTNFDLIISTVHLDLDNYFIVSPLLVEEDVSKIRKVLRKQLYHKFVKHKNNENYQALKSYPKEVLENVNITFRQFNSTEDDKRGILIQALTVLNNDHLITDIEKVYERLIKREKLGGLGIPGTKCALYHARCNNVKKPTMNFIYLGETQDVKAMTGEVMEADTYLMMLSPVQLGDLEMKLFNLISTLLIRDEDFITIIKNEPIQYIKQYIITKLKEVE, encoded by the coding sequence ATGTATATAACAGCAAGAGAACGAAGGATATTGAATTCAATACTGAGTCCTTATAAAGAGGTTACAATAAAATCACTAGCTAATGAACTGAATGTAAGTGCGCGTACAATACGCCGAGACCTAATAAAAATTAAAGATACAATTCGTCAATTTGACCTGCAATTGAATGTTGAAGATAATATTATCAGGCTAATGGGATCTGATAAACAAAAAGATGAAATGCTTTCTGTTATGGATTTGACGGAGTATACGAAGTATGAACGATTATTAATTATATTATCCCTACTCTTTAAGGAAAAAGACTACATTAAACTCTATGCGCTTGCTTCTGAAACAAACACGAACACTCACATTTGTTCAAAAGATTTAGAAGAATTAGAATCGTATATGCTCAACACAAAATCCATAATTAATCGAAAACGTGGTCTTGGAGTAATATTTGAATCTAATGAACAAGATAAAAGAACAATAATTTTTCAAGTCTTGAAAGATTATTTAAGGGATTTTTATTTGATCCCTTTAATTGAGGGAAAACCACTGTATTCAATTATCCCCTCTCATATGTATGATTACATGGATGAATTTATTAATCCAGAATCACTTAGTGATTATATTGAAGAAATCGAAATCATCTTTGGTGAAGCGGGTCAATACATCTCCGATGAAAATATTATTGAATTAGCGTTCATGATTGCGATTATTATGAAACGTCTCGACCATGACTACTATATTAAAGATACAGAAGATGAATTTGATGTAACAAATCCACTTATTATAAAATTTTCTAGACAGCTTAAATTATCAGGATTAGAAGTTAATTACTTAGCTAATATTTTATCAAAATATATTCAGTTCGATTTATTCATCGATTACGATTTTGATTTACGCGCAAGTGTTTCCGATATGATAAGTGAAGTATCTGAAAAGGTAGGTTATAACTTCTCAAATGATTATAAGTTATACAGTGATTTGATAAATCACATTGATCGTCAATTGAAGAAAATTAATCAATATAAATCAGATGACCAAAGACTGATTAAGGATCTTATGAATGAATACCTAGAGTTGTTTAATATATTAAAGACAGCTGTTAAAAATAATTTCTATCATAGTTTCAATGAGTATGATATAGGATATATTATGCTTTATTTTATATCAAAAATTGAAGAAACGCAGTCAATGTTCAAATTAAAAGTATTAGTCGTGTGCGCAGGTGGAATGGGAACTTCTAAGATGTTAGTAAGTCGCCTAAAATCCCAGTTTATAAATGTAGTACCCATTAATACATCTGTGTCTAGGTTGAAAGATTATGACATGACTAATTTTGATCTAATTATTTCAACTGTCCATCTGGATTTAGATAATTATTTCATAGTAAGTCCTTTACTAGTAGAAGAAGATGTTTCGAAGATAAGAAAAGTACTTAGAAAACAACTATATCACAAATTTGTGAAGCATAAAAATAATGAAAACTATCAAGCACTGAAATCCTATCCGAAAGAAGTACTAGAAAATGTTAATATTACCTTTAGGCAGTTTAATTCAACTGAGGATGATAAACGGGGAATCTTAATACAAGCATTAACAGTTTTAAACAATGATCACTTAATTACAGATATCGAAAAAGTTTATGAACGCCTAATTAAACGCGAGAAATTAGGTGGATTAGGAATTCCTGGTACGAAGTGTGCTCTATATCATGCAAGATGTAATAACGTTAAAAAGCCAACAATGAACTTTATTTATCTAGGTGAAACACAGGATGTAAAGGCCATGACTGGAGAAGTTATGGAGGCTGATACGTATCTTATGATGTTGTCACCTGTTCAGCTGGGTGATTTGGAGATGAAACTTTTTAATTTAATAAGTACTTTATTAATACGAGATGAAGACTTTATCACAATAATAAAAAACGAACCAATCCAATACATCAAACAATATATTATTACAAAACTGAAAGAGGTTGAATAA
- a CDS encoding PTS mannitol transporter subunit IICB gives MIREKIQKFGSYLSGMVMPAISAFIAWGLITALFIETGWLPNEDLATLVGPMIIYLLPLLIAYNGGKLVYGERGGVVGATVAMGVIVGASIPMFLGAMIVGPLGGFAIKKVDELFEGKVKQGFEMLVNNFSAGIVAVILTIPVYFLVGPFVEGISSGIASVVEVIVDANLLFLVSILVEPAKVLFLNNALNHGIFGPLGAAEVTEAGKSIFFLLETNPGPGLGILLAFMFFGKGKSKATSPGAIIIHFFGGIHEIYFPYVLMKPKLILAAIAGGMSGVATFSIFDAGLVATPSPGSIIALSAMAPKGGLFPVLLGVLVSTVVSFLVAAAILKADRSKEEDIEQATKQMESMKGKKSSVSGVIASGSVQKIVFACDAGMGSSAMGASLLKEKLKKAGLDIGVTNAAIKNIPEDADLVVTQKSLTPQARTKRPNAKHYSVNNFLGSNEYDELLDSLK, from the coding sequence ATGATTAGAGAGAAAATTCAAAAGTTTGGTAGTTATCTCAGTGGGATGGTTATGCCAGCGATCTCGGCGTTCATCGCTTGGGGATTAATCACAGCATTATTTATTGAAACAGGTTGGTTACCTAATGAAGACTTAGCTACTCTAGTAGGACCAATGATTATTTATTTGTTACCATTATTAATTGCATATAATGGTGGTAAACTTGTTTACGGAGAGCGTGGTGGAGTCGTTGGTGCCACGGTTGCCATGGGGGTAATTGTAGGGGCAAGTATTCCAATGTTCTTAGGTGCTATGATAGTAGGTCCATTAGGTGGATTTGCGATTAAGAAGGTTGATGAACTATTCGAAGGTAAGGTTAAGCAAGGGTTTGAAATGCTTGTTAATAACTTCTCAGCTGGTATAGTTGCTGTAATCTTAACCATTCCTGTATACTTCTTAGTGGGACCTTTTGTTGAAGGGATTTCAAGTGGAATAGCATCTGTAGTTGAAGTAATTGTCGATGCAAATCTATTATTCTTAGTAAGTATACTAGTTGAACCAGCTAAAGTACTATTCTTAAACAACGCGCTTAACCATGGTATATTTGGTCCATTAGGAGCTGCGGAAGTAACAGAAGCAGGAAAGTCAATTTTCTTCTTACTTGAAACAAATCCTGGTCCTGGTCTAGGTATATTACTTGCATTCATGTTCTTTGGTAAAGGGAAAAGTAAAGCAACTTCACCAGGTGCAATAATCATCCACTTCTTTGGTGGTATTCATGAAATTTACTTCCCATACGTACTAATGAAGCCAAAACTAATATTAGCAGCTATAGCAGGTGGAATGTCAGGGGTAGCAACTTTCTCAATCTTCGATGCAGGACTAGTTGCAACACCATCGCCAGGTAGTATAATTGCGTTATCTGCAATGGCACCAAAAGGTGGTCTATTTCCAGTATTGTTAGGTGTTTTAGTGTCAACTGTTGTTTCGTTCTTAGTAGCTGCTGCTATATTAAAAGCAGACCGTTCAAAAGAAGAAGATATCGAACAAGCGACAAAGCAAATGGAATCAATGAAAGGTAAAAAATCATCTGTTTCAGGCGTAATTGCATCTGGAAGCGTACAAAAAATTGTATTTGCTTGTGATGCTGGAATGGGATCAAGTGCAATGGGAGCTTCATTATTAAAAGAAAAACTTAAAAAAGCGGGTCTTGATATTGGAGTAACAAATGCGGCAATTAAAAATATTCCGGAGGATGCTGATTTAGTGGTAACACAAAAATCATTGACACCACAAGCAAGAACGAAACGTCCAAATGCTAAACACTATTCAGTAAATAATTTCCTTGGATCAAATGAATATGACGAATTATTAGATTCATTAAAATAG